The Rhodopirellula halodulae genome includes the window ATCGCAACGGGCGACAAGTACATCATCTTGCGTTGCCAAGGATTCACCGAGCCCGTCGTGTCGGACTTCAACGCCGTGGAAGGAGAGCTTCGCAGCGTTTTGCTCGAGAAGAAAATGAATTTGGCGATGGGGCTGAAGTACGATCGGTTGAAGGAAACCGCCGAGATCGACAACTTCTTCGTGGCGACCAAAGAACTGCCACGCGTCGCAGGATCGGAAGCGTCCACTCGACAGTAATCGAAGACGCTCATCGACAGCGCTCATCGTTGACGCTGTCAACCAACGAAGACCACGCAACCGCGGCCGAATCATTCTGGATTCAGTCGCGGTTTTTCGTTGGCGTTCGTCGCCGACCGGGAGTGGGTCGGGCCGAGGTGGGGCACCGGGGAGTTGCTTCAGGTCGTGATTGGTCGCACGCGAGCCATTGAACCGCGATGGTAATCCAGCTTCCCAACGCTTCGGTGAGTTCAGGGTGGGGGCTGAAGCACAGCACTCGTCCCTCGTCGTATTCGCCGCGAACCGCGGCCGATGTTCCAATCATGATCCCGCGTGGGGCTCCCTTTTTCGCGATTTCGGTCGAGAACACCGCCAAGCTTTCATAGTCGGGCACTCGGGGGTCATCCCACTCGCGACGGCCTAGCAGTGGTCCCTGCGCATAATAGATGTTGACTTCGTGGTCCGTGCAGTCGAAAAGGGTTGCCGCTTGATCCGTGAGCGAAATGCTGACATCGCCGTTTCCGCGATTCCAATGGAGACGGTCGACCACCTTCGCGTCCAGCAGGTTCAAGGACCATGAATAGTCGTTGGTTGCAAGGTAAGCACCGGCGCAAATGCCAAGATAACCACCGCCATCTGACACAAACTTTCGAACCGACTCGCGGCCGGCTTCTTGCAATGCTTTTCCCTGTTGGCTGCCGCTTCCGCCGGGGTGGATCAAGACATCAAAGTCATCCAGTACGCCCGACCGAATCTCTTGAGCATTGATGGTCTGCACCGAAAACGTCTGATCCTCAGCCGTCAAGTTGGACTGCACTGACTTCCAGCTTTGCCCAACGCCATTGTCATTGTAGATCGCGACACGAATTGCCTCGTTGGCGTGTGAGAGAGTGCAAGGCCAAGCTCCAAGCCCGACGAAACACAGACTCACAAATCGCAACGGCAAATGGATCGTCAGGTGGCGGTGAATACGCATGGCCGGTGTCATGTTCCTGGTTTGGTTGAAGAAGCTCAGTCTGCAACAACGAAAGATCGGCGTAGATTTTGCTGTGGCAACGATTGTTCGCGAACAAGCCTGCGAATAGTGCGTTTGCGTGGCAGGCGTTTGGCTCTTTTCCTGAATGACCGTTCTCAGCGACGTCGACTGCGCCGGCCGGCTCGTCTGGCGTGCTCGCTCATGGCGCCCGCCGCGGCGTGTGCCATCGCGTTGACCAGGACCTGCGTCATCGGGTGCGTGGCGACATTGGTCACGTGGTCCATCGCGGTGGGACCCCAGCTTTGCATTCGCCGGATTGAATTCCAAACCGCATCCACATCGTGCGGCGATTGGGCTCGGTCCAACATGGTCATCACGTCGAGCATGTCCGAAAACTGACAACGCCCGCGGTCAAAGCTGGACGCGCGAAAGCGTTGGATCAAACGACCGATCGACTGATGGATCTGCTGCTGAGTGACCATGTCGTCCTGAAAACGGTTGCTGGTCAATTCCGTTTGGTCCATCTTGGTCTCGATGCCTCGCAGGGAAGCAACGATTTGGTCGTCGGTGATTTCCGGGGTGCGGCGAGCTTTTTGACGCAGTTCGTGAGTGTCCGTTTGAGCCAACATTTTCCGGAACAGCTCGACGGCTTCCTGGTAGTAAGAGCACTGCGTGGTTTCCAGTTCGGTCAGTTTTGCTTGGCTTGTCTCGCATCGCTGCGTCCACTCACCGAGGTCATCCAGCAGTGATTCTCGCTGTCGTTTCAGTGCCCGGACTTCGCGAAGATGTTGGTCCAAACCGTGTTGGTCCGCCGCGCGGTCACGATGTCCCTCCAGTTCCTGCATCACGGTTTCCAACGCGTCGCGATCTTCCGCGATGATCGCACGCATCGTTTCTGGCGTGTTCTTCAGGTAGTCGTAGTCGCGTTTGGATTGTTGGTAGTCGCACATTTTCGCGACCCACCGGTCCATCCGTCGCGTGAATCCACGATGGGTGTACTGGGCCGTGCCGAAGTGTCGGTCTTTCAAATAGCTGAAGAGTTTGCATTCCTCAAACGCGGGTAGTTTCCGTGCCGCGTCTTGGCTGATTTCGTCCAGGTTCGCTTCGGCGCGTTCCAGAGCCGCCTCCGCCATCGCAGCGCGATCGGACAAGGCAACGAATGCCGGATTGCTCTTCAAAGTATCTTCGACCGCGGCAATCAATTGCTCCTGTTTGGCTTCGGCCGCTTCCAAATCCTGGTTGAGCTTTGCCAATGCCGCTTCTTGCGTCTCGCGACCGTGGTTGTCGGCTTCCAAGTCATCTTGAAGGCGTCGAACGTGATCCTGTTTTCGTAGCAGGATCTCGTGCATCGTCGGTCGCACTTCTGACCACGTCTCTTGGATCGCTTCGCGGGATAGTTCCGGCAGATAGTGCTCGGCCAAACTACGCAGTGTCTCGTCCCGTTGGGCTTCGAGCTGGTCCTGGGTTGCTTGGAACTGTCCCATCTGGCTGCGCAACTGTTCCAGTTTTGCAGCGGCCTGGTTGTAGGCGGTCAGCAGTTGTCCGTGGACGGTTGGGCCGGTCAGCGGCATGGCGAGTGATGGGAAAGAAGGCTGCAGTGATAGAAAGTCGCAAACAAAATTGGCGTGACAGCGTTAGGCAAAGAAGTACCAAGCCCCCGCGGCGGCTGCGGCCGTGGCCGCCATGGCAATTCGAGTTCGCCAGATCCAGCAATAGGCCATGAATTTCCTGAAACCCGGCTTGGGGGCTTCGTACGTGTGAAGATTGGACAGATACTGGTCGATCGCCGCGTCGATCTCCGCTTCGCTGACTCGGTCGCCCGACATCTCGGCGGTCCGGATCAACTTCTCGCGAAGCTGAATGCGAACTTCATCGGAGCGAAACATTTCCTCGGCGGTGGCACGCCGGTCGCGAAGTTCGCGAGCGACATCCATGACTCGTAGCGTTTCCGCAATGGTCAGGTCTTCGCCGGGAAGCTTGGTTTTGGCGCGGCGTTGACGCAGCTCTTCCATGCTAGAAGGCGCGGTCGCTTGAGCTTGTGCGTTGGCCATGACGATCGAAAATTGAAAGGACGAAGGCGTCGTTTGAAACCGGCTGGGAAAGATCAGGTTGAGGGCGCTGTTTCGGAATGATCTCATTCCCGGACGGATCTCACGAAGGCACCGATTGCCGAAACCAGCGCGGGACGAATTTTCCGCTTAGCGAGCTAGCTTCGTTCGAGAGTTCGATTGTATCGGCAGATCGTTGGATCGCGGAGTGGGCAAGACTCGCCCCGTGATTGCTCCGACCTTCGCAGGAACGTAACCTAAGTTCCGTGTCGCAACATTGGCCCGCTGAATGGGCCCGCTAGATTGGCAAATTAGGTCGCCAAACTTTTCGTGGCGGCACGTTGAATATCGCGCTCCGTCAGCCGGTCAATTCGGCCCGGTAAGTGTGACGGCAGGGAAGTGTCGCTGCCCGAGCAGAGTTTCTCTTCACGTCGTTCCTTTTCACATCCATTTGTACCAACGCACGAGTTCATTCACATGAGCCAGCAAGCCAACGCCTCCGCACCCGCTGAGTCCGCCCAGCAAACCACCTCATCCGCACCATCGGCGCAACGGGACACGCGTTCGATGCGGCAGTACCTCGATCGTGCTTTGGAAACGTTGAAGAAGTTTGGAACGACGGAAAACGTTGCTCCACAGGAATTGATCAGCCTGTTGGAAGGCGTGCGTCATCTGGACGAGGCCAAGGTGTTGGCCATCGCGGACGTGATCAAACACATGAGTTCGTTCAACGCTTTGGTGCGTGAGAACATCGAGTCCGTGGAAATTGGCAATCGATACATGGACATCACGCAGATGTTCGATTCCGTTCGAGAGGACAGCAAGCGGCTGATCGCTCAATTGGACGACGGCAAAATCAGCGGCACGGAAAAAGTGTCCAACTGGTGGATGAAGATGCGACGTGGAACCCCCAGTGATCGCTTTGAAAAGATCGCCGAGATCTATGGCGACGTTGCGAAAGACACCAAAGACGCTCTGAACGTCGAAGAGCAAATCATGGACGCGTACATCGATTTCCGATTCGCGTTGAAGGAAGCCGAGGTGCTGGCTCGCGAACTTCTGGACACCCATGCCCCCATTTTGGAAGAAGCCAAAGACGGTTTGGCCACGGCTCAGGAAGCGCTCGACAACTACACCGGTGAGGACCAAGGCGGCAAAAGCCAGCTTGAGCTGAAACGAGACGAAGCCCGGCATAAGTTCGAAGAGGAAGACAAGACGTATCAACTGCTCAAAGACATCGCCGAGAACTTGGAGATTGGTTACGACGTCGGCGAAACGCTGATTACCAAGCTGAAGCAAACTCACGATGTGAAAGAACGTGTGTTCCGCCGTGCGGTGACGTTCTTCACCACCAACGAACATGTCTTCACAATTTTGGGAACCGTTTACACCAGCCAACATGGTTTGCATGAAGTGACGCAGGCCACCGAGGCCATGAAAGACGGTGTCAACAAAGGCCTGGAGGACATCGCTGATCTGGGTCGCGAATTGGAACGGGCGGCGTTGAAAGCGGGCTACGGCAGCACGATCAATCCGGAGTCCGTGCAAAAGTTGGTTGATGCCATCAGCGGGTTCCAAATCGAATCGCTGCAAATGATCGCGGAACTTCGCAAAGAAAGCGAAGAGAGCACCAAAGCCATCCGTGCCAGTGTCGAAGAAGGCAAGCGGAAGTACCAACAAACGCTGGGCCGCTACGCTCGCGGTGAATCGCTGCTGTAGGCGATCGTTTTCGAGCTGAAGTTCACTCGCCAGATGGCGAGTGCTGGTGAAGTGTTGTCGCGCTGACGCCGCGTTGCTTGCATCTGAACGCGGCTTTGGTAGGGCGACAAGCAACAATGGATTCGCGTTTTAGTATCATTTGGTTGTTCACCACGTACGTTCAGGATCAAAGCTAGCGTGGATGAAGCTCCATTTTCTCGTTGCGGCTGGTGCGAAGTGGACCCGGAATACCAGCGGTATCACGACGAGGAATGGGGCGTTCCACAGCGTGACGATCAACGGCTGTTTGAAAAGGTTTGCTTAGAAGGTTTTCAGTGCGGGCTGTCGTGGATCACAATTCTGAAACGCCGCGACGCCTTTCGGGAATGCTTTGCCCAGTTCGATCCGCTTCGGTTGGCGGAGTACTCTGCATCGGACATCGAGCGTTTGATGCGGGACGCTCGGATCATTCGCAATCGAGCAAAAATCGAAGCGGCGATCCACAACGCTGGTCGCATGCGTTGTTTGATGGACGAGCATGTCTCGTTGGGCGAGTTGTTGTGGCAGTTCAAGCCTGAACGCGACCTCGCGTTTGCTTACGCGGACGAGATTCCGGCCATCACGGATGAATCACGCCGGATGAGCAAGGAGCTGAAACGACGTGGATGGAAGTTTGTTGGCCCCACGACGTGTTATGCTCTGATGCAGGCGACCGGCATCGTGAACGACCATGTTGTTGGATGCTGGCGATACCCGATCATCCAGGCAATGCGAGAGTGATCATGGCGACGAGCAGCCCCAGCCAAACGAGCGGCCCCAGCCAAGTCGAGCGATCTGTCGATGCCAATGAACCGCAGGTTGCCACGCCGGGTCGAGTCAAACTGTCCAAGGCAATTGATTGGAAGAGTTTTTGGCTGGGGTTGGGTGGATTGTTTGCGGGAATGCTTGTTTCGATCGTCGCTGGAGTGACCGGAATGTGGGCGATCGATGACACATTTCGGCAGTTTGATCAATTTGTAACGATCATGTTCGTGTTCGTTGGCGTCATCTGTATGCCCATACTGGGGGCGTTTGCACTGTTGACGACCCTGCCATTGTTGATGCTGCAGCGCTATATCACTCGTGTCGCGTTCGTTGCTTTGCTCGGGCTCGTTTGTGCTGGGCTTCTCTGTTGGACACTGATGTTGTTCGAGCAAGGTCCGCGAGGAGATTTTAAAGATATCTGGGATGAACTTTCCCCGCTGCTGTTCGGTTACTGCTTGGCGTTGGCCTTGGTAGCGAGTGCGGTCGGTTGGATGAGCACGCGGACGCTGCGTCCAAAGTTGAAGGCCTCACTACCGCCCCGTCGCGGGTCGATCGCCGACTCGTTGGAATTGATGGCGGTGTCTGCGCTGGTCTTTGTTGTTTGTCGTGCGATGTTTGAATCACTCCAAGACCCCATCGACTTTTGGGTTTCAGTGGCCCTTGGGGTCATTGCCGGATCCGTGGTTTCTTCACTGACTTTTGTCTTGATGCCGCGTAATGCAGGACCGACGGCACATTCGCCCAAAGCTTGGTCACTGAAATGGATACCTGTCTATTTTGCCAACTGGATGGGAGCATCCGCCGCGATCACCGCCTGGGGGTTTTGGGTCGAACCTCGCACGCTGAATTGGGCGTTTCAATGGGATTCCGTATGGGCAGTTGTTCCGGTTTCCCTGTTCTGTGCTGCTGTTTTCATGCTGGTAACAACCGTGGGAATCTTGTGGTTGCGTTTCGTGGGGTGGTCACTGGATTCGGGGGCCAGCCGAAAAACGGCAGTCAGCGCAGCCAGCTCTCAAGGTTGAACCGGTTCGCAGCGTTCCACGGCGGACAGAGGCAACTCGGCGTAGAGATGCGGGAACAAGTCGCCTCCGCGAGACGTCTCCCACTTCAGATGTTCTTCGATGTCGCGGACACGAATGTGCAGCACGACTAATTCGGACTGGCCGGCGAAGTGAGCCGCGAGGGTGCCGGGGACTTGTTCGGGGGTTGAGAGATGAATGAAGCCGTCCTTTTCATCAATCGGGGCCGGCGGCAAGATTCCCGTGGACTGAGTCGCTTCCCATTGCTGCTGGGTCGCGATTTTGCAAACGGTTTGGGTGGCGGGGGCAGTCATTGATTGAGAACGCTTGGAATAGAGTTACTCGGTGACGCTCGTGATCAGGTCACGCGAAAACGTGAGAGGTTACGAAAAAAGCCGGCTGGAATTTCCAACCGGCTTTGTAGTGTCCGTGAAGACGTTGTTCAATTGCGGCGAAGGTGCCGCGAAATTTCCGTCTGTTCTTGAGCGAACCGATCTCAGTCGCGAACGATGACGCGGCCCAGTGGCGTGAACACAACGTCGACGCAGTGGTCGCAGCAAGCGAACTTGAACGTCATGATCTTGCGACCCAAGAAACCTTTTTTGCAGCAGACCAATTCAGGAATGACGTTTTCGCAGCAAGCGGGAACGCATGCGCTGACTTCGACGGGGCAGCAGGTCAGAGGGTTCTTCACGCACCAAGACACCTTCACAGGTGCGGGTGGGCAGCAAACAGGAGCTGGTTCGCAGCAAACCGGCGCGGGTGCTTCGCAGCACACGGGAGCTGGTTCACAGCATGGATCGCCACAACCGAGCAGCCCACAAGCGCTGGCGGTCGAAGCGGACGAAATACAAACGGCAACCGCGACGGCTGCGAAGATTCGAGCAAGGTTCATCGGATTTTCCTGAGAAAGAGGAGTAGTGACACTCTGTAACTTTCAACGCAATTGCGCGTGTGGGGAAAAAGTTGCAATCAGTTTGAGTCCAATCCTAGTTGGCAAAGCGATACAATCCGAGCATCCGTCACTAGCCGCACGGATTTTCGGGTGAAATAATGAGCGGACCGGATCGCGAGGCTTTGTTTTTCGTCGGATCCGCTCAGGCGGTGGCGGATGATTCGTCGCAATCGTCATTGCTTGACACAGAATTGAATTCGTTTTGGGCGAGACTGAACATTTGGGTTCAGGCCGCCATGTATCCCCGCTTCAAACGGAGAAGCTTGATGTCGCGTTTGTTTTTGACTGCTGCTTTGGCATGTGTGATGGCAATTCCCGCTGCTTTCGCCGCAGACCCCGCCACCGCAGACAAAGGACTTTGCCAAGGCGATCCCATCGGCGCGTTCTACGTCACCAAGGTTGCTGGTGCAGAGGATGACGGCGTCGAAGCTGGCGAAGCGTTGTGCTATCGCTGCAAGTACGGCTCGCGTCCCATGGTGATGGTTTTCGCTCGTCAAACGGCTGAGCCCGTCGCGAAGTTGGTCAAAGAAATCGATGCTGCCGTGGCAGCCAACGAAGATGCACAACTGAAAGGCTTTGTGACTCTGTTTGGCGAGAAAGCCGACAGCTTGAAAGACACCGGCAAGAAGATGGCTTCGAAAAATGTGCCAATCGTCGTTGCGAAAGACAAGAACGGCCCTGCCAATTACAAACTGTCCGACGACGCGCAAGTCACCGTCGTGATCGCAAACGAATCGCAAGTGGTGGCTCGCCACGAATTCTCCGCCGACAAAGTGGACGTCGCTGCCGTCATGAAAGAAGTCAAGCAAATGCTGAACTAGTCGGTCGTCGAAAGACCTCCTCTAGCAAAACGTTATCAGCCGCCTTCGATCGTTCGGGGGTGGTTTTTTTGCGCGAATCATTGTTCAAACGGTCGACGTCTTTGATCGCCTCTGGTTTTGTATGTTTGGACCTGTGTGCTTCGCGGAAAAGATGTCGAGCATCATATCGTCGGATCCCATCATGCTCGGTACGATCTCGCGAAAGCAAGTTTTGGCAGCCGAGTTCGAATAGAGGGAGCGAGCGTTGGATTGGGATTGGGCGGACGACGACGAAGAGCTTGTGACGGCCTATCACGAAGCGGGGCACGCCATCGTTGGGTGTGCCTTGGGAGCCCACATCGCGTCCGTATCACTTTCGCAAGCGTCAATGTTTGACGACGAGGACGAGATTGGTGTCCGTCGGTTTGGCGATTGCATCGTCCAGTGGGGGCGGATCGATCCCAATTCCGATTGGCAGGTGACTCGTGAACTGCTGACGATCCTAGCGGGGCCGGTTGCCGAGTTTGTTTACCAAAGCGGTGATGAGGACGCCTTGGATGTGCGGACTTGGGCGGGTGATTGGCGACAAGCCCAACGTTGCGTTGAGATTCTCAAAAAGGACCCACAGCAACAAGAGAAGTTGCTGCGTCAGTGCATCGCACAGTTGCGACACATCGTGTCATCGGAACCTTGCTGGTCGGCCATCGCCGCATTGGCGGACGAGCTGATGTTGGGCGATGAAATCGAAGGCGAGCAAGTCGCGGACTTGGTGCGTTTCTGGTGGAGCCGCGCGTGACCGTGGGTTGAGGTACCATGTCGGGCCAGTCCTCCCCACAAGCGAACACTTCCCAACGAGCGAACACGATATGAATCTTGTGACGAATCGCCTTGCCGAGACGGGTGCTGGCCCGTTGTATTTCAGCTTTGCTCTTTCCGCTGTATTGTTCTCGGGCGGGTTCGGATCAGACGGACAAGCTGAGGAACCTGATGCCGCGAATGCGGTGGCAAAGGCCAGCCGCGTCATGCCTGTTTGGCCCAGCGAGCCACCAGCATGGGACGCGCCGAATGATACGGAGCGTGACTTCACCAAATCGAGCGACAACA containing:
- a CDS encoding BPL-N domain-containing protein, with the protein product MRIHRHLTIHLPLRFVSLCFVGLGAWPCTLSHANEAIRVAIYNDNGVGQSWKSVQSNLTAEDQTFSVQTINAQEIRSGVLDDFDVLIHPGGSGSQQGKALQEAGRESVRKFVSDGGGYLGICAGAYLATNDYSWSLNLLDAKVVDRLHWNRGNGDVSISLTDQAATLFDCTDHEVNIYYAQGPLLGRREWDDPRVPDYESLAVFSTEIAKKGAPRGIMIGTSAAVRGEYDEGRVLCFSPHPELTEALGSWITIAVQWLACDQSRPEATPRCPTSARPTPGRRRTPTKNRD
- a CDS encoding DNA-3-methyladenine glycosylase I, producing the protein MDEAPFSRCGWCEVDPEYQRYHDEEWGVPQRDDQRLFEKVCLEGFQCGLSWITILKRRDAFRECFAQFDPLRLAEYSASDIERLMRDARIIRNRAKIEAAIHNAGRMRCLMDEHVSLGELLWQFKPERDLAFAYADEIPAITDESRRMSKELKRRGWKFVGPTTCYALMQATGIVNDHVVGCWRYPIIQAMRE
- a CDS encoding DUF952 domain-containing protein; this translates as MTAPATQTVCKIATQQQWEATQSTGILPPAPIDEKDGFIHLSTPEQVPGTLAAHFAGQSELVVLHIRVRDIEEHLKWETSRGGDLFPHLYAELPLSAVERCEPVQP
- a CDS encoding cell surface protein, whose protein sequence is MSQQANASAPAESAQQTTSSAPSAQRDTRSMRQYLDRALETLKKFGTTENVAPQELISLLEGVRHLDEAKVLAIADVIKHMSSFNALVRENIESVEIGNRYMDITQMFDSVREDSKRLIAQLDDGKISGTEKVSNWWMKMRRGTPSDRFEKIAEIYGDVAKDTKDALNVEEQIMDAYIDFRFALKEAEVLARELLDTHAPILEEAKDGLATAQEALDNYTGEDQGGKSQLELKRDEARHKFEEEDKTYQLLKDIAENLEIGYDVGETLITKLKQTHDVKERVFRRAVTFFTTNEHVFTILGTVYTSQHGLHEVTQATEAMKDGVNKGLEDIADLGRELERAALKAGYGSTINPESVQKLVDAISGFQIESLQMIAELRKESEESTKAIRASVEEGKRKYQQTLGRYARGESLL
- a CDS encoding DUF6384 family protein; translated protein: MANAQAQATAPSSMEELRQRRAKTKLPGEDLTIAETLRVMDVARELRDRRATAEEMFRSDEVRIQLREKLIRTAEMSGDRVSEAEIDAAIDQYLSNLHTYEAPKPGFRKFMAYCWIWRTRIAMAATAAAAAGAWYFFA
- a CDS encoding cell division protein FtsH; the encoded protein is MDWDWADDDEELVTAYHEAGHAIVGCALGAHIASVSLSQASMFDDEDEIGVRRFGDCIVQWGRIDPNSDWQVTRELLTILAGPVAEFVYQSGDEDALDVRTWAGDWRQAQRCVEILKKDPQQQEKLLRQCIAQLRHIVSSEPCWSAIAALADELMLGDEIEGEQVADLVRFWWSRA